From Rutidosis leptorrhynchoides isolate AG116_Rl617_1_P2 chromosome 3, CSIRO_AGI_Rlap_v1, whole genome shotgun sequence, a single genomic window includes:
- the LOC139898540 gene encoding histone H2B-like → MAPKAAEKKPAAEKKPAAEKKPSAGKKLPKETTAAGADKKKKRHKKSVETYKIYIFKVLKQVHPDIGISSKAMGIMNSFINDIFEKLAQEASKLARYNKKNTLSSREIQTAVRLVLPGELAKHAVSEGTKAVTKFTSS, encoded by the coding sequence ATGGCACCAAAAGCAGCCGAAAAAAAGCCAGCCGCCGAGAAGAAACCGGCAGCCGAGAAGAAACCAAGCGCCGGGAAAAAGCTCCCGAAAGAAACAACGGCAGCCGGAGCAGATAAGAAGAAGAAAAGGCACAAAAAGTCTGTTGAAACGTACAAGATTTACATCTTTAAGGTGTTGAAACAAGTTCATCCAGATATTGGGATATCAAGTAAAGCAATGGGAATAATGAATTCCtttattaatgatatttttgaGAAACTTGCACAAGAAGCTTCTAAATTGGCTAGGTATAATAAGAAGAACACGTTGTCATCACGTGAGATTCAAACTGCTGTTAGACTTGTGTTGCCTGGTGAGCTTGCAAAACATGCCGTTTCGGAGGGCACTAAAGCTGTTACCAAGTTTACTAGTTCT